In one Amyelois transitella isolate CPQ chromosome 22, ilAmyTran1.1, whole genome shotgun sequence genomic region, the following are encoded:
- the LOC106129867 gene encoding putative polypeptide N-acetylgalactosaminyltransferase 10, translating to MLIQMLKSMNSYRGAMGSFANEQSIKDLLAKNDCFIPKSLRRIDWHDHDLIKKERKRKGFGERGQPAKLTNLDDIFEAAGRFQIYGLNAKVSDNISLSRSLPDTRNAACMNKMYIESLPSVSIIIPFHNEHQSTLLRTICSVTNRTPHKLIKEIIIVDDANDIDANTFEYKSNGEYYGGFDWHLNFKLYPLIEEDRLKLPEPYANPVMSGGIFAISRLFFWELGGYDPGLYAWGGEQFELSFKIWLCGGRMFTAPCSRVGHVYRDPPRYLKYGYGDFLRRNYRRVADVWMDSYAAKLYSSDTVYSRIDPGDISQQQAFRQRRHCKSFDWFINEIVNDMRTQSDAYIDKFNLAEGQVRPLWSQSLCVHADYDTRQLVMKKCQEWRKNEQTFFFTYRRDVQNKDMCWDLRESAPMSPVLLDICSGLGGNQLWRYDVDSLQIIQGIGNCLEWDELSQSSLHINRCVNYSSAQKWQVDYNTFHLI from the exons ATGCTTATACAAATGTTAAAATCAATGAACAGTTATCGAGGTGCTATGGGTTCTTTTGCAAATGAACAGTCCATTAAGGACTTACTTGCAAAGAATGATTGTTTCATACCAAAAAGTTTAAGAAGAATAGATTGGCATGATCACGAtctgataaaaaaagaacgaaAGCGAAAAGGTTTTGGAGAACGGGGCCAACCAGCTAAATTGACTAATTTGGACGATATTTTTGAAGCGGCTGGCAGGTTTCAAATATACGGTCTAAATGCTAAAGTAAGTGACAATATATCTTTGAGCCGTTCTTTACCAGATACTCGTAATGCAGCATGTATGAACAAGATGTATATAGAATCATTACCATCTGTGAGTATAATTATCCCTTTTCACAATGAACATCAAAGTACCTTGTTGAGAACAATATGTTCAGTTACGAACAGAACACCACACAaacttataaaagaaattataattgttgATGATGcta ATGACATTGATGCTAAcacatttgaatataaatctaACGGCGAATATTATGGTGGTTTCGACTGgcatttaaactttaaactaTATCCTCTAATAGAGGAAGACAGATTAAAATTGCCGGAACCATATGCGAATCCAGTTATGTCGGGTGGAATATTTGCAATATcccgtttatttttttgggaaCTAGGAGGATATGATCCAGGGCTGTACGCCTGGGGTGGCGAGCAATTTGAATTGAGCTTTAAGATTTGGCTTTGCGGAGGTCGCATGTTCACTGCACCATGTTCTCGCGTAGGACACGTCTATCGCGATCCCCCCAGGTATCTTAAATATGGATATGGCGATTTTCTAAGAAGGAATTATCGCCGTGTAGCGGACGTATGGATGGATAGTTACGCTGCAAAACTTTATTCTAGTGATACAGTTTATTCAAGAATAGACCCTGGTGATATATCTCAACAGCAAGCATTTCGTCAGCGACGGCATTGTAAGTCTTTTGATTGGTTTATAAATGAAATCGTTAATGATATGAGAACTCAAAGCGACgcttacatagataaatttaatttagctGAAGGGCAAGTGAGACCCCTTTGGAGTCAAAGCTTATGCGTTCACGCTGACTATGACACTCGCCAACTAGTAATGAAAAAATGCCAAGAATGGAGAAAAAATGAGCAGACTTTCTTTTTCACTTATAGGAGAGATGTTCAAAATAAAGACATGTGTTGGGACTTACGAGAATCTGCTCCAATGAGTCCTGTATTATTGGACATATGCTCTGGTTTGGGAGGAAATCAGTTATGGCGATATGATGTGGACTCATTACAGATTATACAAGGTATTGGCAACTGCTTGGAATGGGACGAACTTTCACAAAGTTCTCTTCATATAAATCGTTGTGTTAATTATAGCAGCGCACAAAAATGGCAGGTTGATTATAAcacttttcatttaatttag
- the LOC106130037 gene encoding very-long-chain 3-oxoacyl-CoA reductase, which yields MCESINLVTNALAVLSSLYVVRQIWKVFYVFVFGPMVNRLDFKSFGEWAMVTGSTDGIGKEYARQLAAEGCNIVLVSRSLDKLNSVAKEIENEFKVKTKVVQCDFTEEQDIYGNIFSEIYGLEIGVLVNNVGASYDYPEYFLEVPNWLNKMGNLIRVNCISVIRVTGLVLPGMIKRRKGVVINVGSGTSEIPSPLLTVYAATKAFVHKFSVGLSQEYNKDGIIVQCVTPGYVATNMSAFRSTSFFVPSPKTYVSSALSLVNTTNVTDGYFSHSLMTFFINNVAKTISENFIVNTVREKMEKSRNSIKRKMAKQQ from the exons ATGTGTGAATCAATTAACCTAGTAACCAATGCATTAGCCGTTTTATCTAGTTTGTATGTAGTGAGACAAATATGGAAAGTTTTTTATGTGTTCGTTTTCGGGCCCATGGTAAACAGACTGGACTTCAAATCGTTTGGAGAATGGGCAA tgGTCACTGGAAGTACAGATGGAATCGGCAAGGAGTATGCAAGACAA ttagCTGCTGAAGGGTGCAATATTGTTCTAGTCAGCCGTTCATTGGACAAGTTAAATTCAGTTGCTAAGgaaatag aaaatgAATTCAAAGTAAAGACAAAAGTGGTACAATGTGATTTCACTGAAGAGCAAGATATATATGGCAACATATTCAGTGAAATATACGGCCTAGAGATTGGAGTGTTGGTGAATAATGTGGGGGCATCGTACGATTACCCCGAGTACTTCTTGGAGGTACCGAACTG gTTAAACAAAATGGGTAATCTGATAAGAGTGAACTGTATATCTGTGATAAGAGTAACGGGGTTGGTCCTTCCAGGCATGATAAAGAGGAGGAAGGGCGTTGTTATCAACGTTGGTTCTGGCACCTCAGAAATTCCTAGCCCTTTGTTAACTGTATATGCTGCTACTAAG GCATTCGTCCACAAGTTCAGTGTTGGACTGTCACAGGAGTACAACAAAGATGGTATCATTGTACAATGTGTGACTCCAGGGTATGTCGCCACAAACATGTCGGCTTTCAGATCAACCAGTTTCTTTGTACCGTCCCCAAAAACCTACGTCAGCTCAGCGCTAAGCTTAGTCAACACCACCAATGTAACAGATGGATATTTCAGCCATTCGTTAAtgacatttttcattaataatgttGCTAAAACAATCTCTGAGAATTTCATCGTGAACACGGTCAGAGAAAAAATGGAGAAGTCAAGGAATTCTATCAAAAGGAAGATGGCGAAGCAGCAGTAG
- the LOC106130036 gene encoding very-long-chain 3-oxoacyl-CoA reductase translates to MVSVTDIIMYAIASIAILFVLRQIWRVIYVFVIGPIVNKVDFKSYGEWAMITGSTDGIGKEYARQIAAKGCNVILVSRTLDKLKAVAEEIENEFKVKTKVIQADFTKDDDTVLYANIANEIKGMEIGVLVNNVGTSYVYPEYFLEIPDWLTTVTDLLKVNCTALVRVTALVLPAMVQRKKGIVINIGSIVSECHSPLLTVYSATKAFVCKFSTTLKEEYEKDGIIVQCVTPGYVVTNMSRYKASSFFVPTPKDFVRSALRLVNTTSKTYGFFNHSLSMVFIDFIDAISESYLVKTSRERMEISGNIIKRKLAKRR, encoded by the exons atggttAGTGTAAcagatattattatgtatgcaaTTGCTTCTATAGCTATACTTTTTGTATTAAGACAAATATGGAGAGTTATATATGTGTTTGTGATCGGACCCATTGTGAATAAAGTCGATTTTAAATCTTACGGAGAATGGGCAA TGATCACAGGAAGTACAGATGGAATCGGCAAAGAGTATGCAAGACAA atagCAGCGAAGGGGTGCAATGTGATTTTAGTCAGTCGCACATTAGATAAACTAAAGGCAGTTGCTGAAGAAATAG AAAATGAGTTCAAGGTTAAAACGAAGGTTATCCAAGCAGACTTTACCAAAGATGACGATACTGTATTATACGCCAATATTGCAAACGAAATTAAGGGTATGGAGATTGGAGTTTTAGTGAATAATGTTGGAACATCCTACGTGTATCCTGAGTATTTCTTAGAGATACCCGATTG GTTAACCACTGTAACGGATTTATTAAAAGTGAACTGCACCGCTCTCGTCCGCGTGACAGCATTAGTGTTGCCAGCTATGGTACAAAGGAAAAAGGGAATTGTAATAAACATTGGCTCCATAGTATCGGAATGTCACAGCCCATTGCTAACCGTCTATTCTGCTACAAag GCATTCGTCTGCAAATTCTCAACCACGCTGAAAGAAGAATACGAGAAAGATGGTATTATTGTCCAATGCGTCACCCCCGGATACGTAGTAACAAACATGTCTAGGTACAAAGCCAGCAGTTTCTTCGTACCAACGCCGAAAGACTTCGTCAGATCCGCTCTGAGACTAGTTAATACTACCAGTAAGACATATGGCTTCTTCAACCATTCGCTGTCAATGGTATTCATAGATTTTATAGATGCGATATCGGAAAGTTACCTAGTAAAGACATCTAGGGAGAGAATGGAGATTTCTGGGAATATTATCAAGAGAAAATTGGCTAAACGacgataa